In Shewanella sp. VB17, a single genomic region encodes these proteins:
- a CDS encoding TAT leader-containing periplasmic protein — MERRTFLTTAFVGTAALALGGNIYSTDHVRVNNALESEHRLLFSVLIPVFLEDALPNVEAMKMAAKNRTLDAIADTLSYLPKQGRAELEELLVMLEQRLGLLLLTGSITPLMMRSPDELISMLEYWRNSFLDLMVIAYQGLRELVMTSYYACPEHWSHLNYLKPTFLED; from the coding sequence ATGGAGCGACGTACTTTTCTAACCACGGCATTTGTTGGCACGGCGGCATTAGCATTGGGAGGGAATATTTATTCGACTGACCATGTTCGAGTGAATAATGCATTGGAGAGTGAACATCGTTTGTTATTTAGTGTGTTAATTCCGGTATTTTTAGAAGACGCGTTGCCTAATGTTGAAGCAATGAAAATGGCCGCGAAAAATCGTACGCTTGATGCTATCGCAGATACCCTCTCTTATTTGCCTAAACAGGGGCGAGCTGAGTTGGAGGAGTTACTGGTGATGTTGGAGCAACGATTAGGTTTATTGCTACTCACAGGCAGTATCACCCCATTAATGATGCGTTCTCCTGATGAACTGATCTCAATGTTGGAATATTGGCGAAATAGTTTCTTAGATCTCATGGTTATTGCTTATCAAGGGTTGCGGGAGTTAGTGATGACTAGCTATTACGCATGTCCTGAGCACTGGAGTCACCTTAATTATCTTAAGCCAACATTTTTAGAAGACTAA
- a CDS encoding YheU family protein, producing the protein MLIPYESLEQLTPDTFETLIKEYLFTQLEDGSFSDTDEDGLKIAITQCKQALKQGILIVEYSEDDDSIAIRQRENVAH; encoded by the coding sequence ATGTTGATTCCATATGAGTCACTAGAGCAGCTAACACCAGATACCTTTGAGACATTAATAAAGGAATATCTTTTTACGCAACTCGAGGATGGCAGCTTTTCAGACACTGATGAAGACGGACTAAAAATAGCCATAACCCAATGTAAACAAGCTCTTAAGCAAGGCATACTAATCGTAGAATACAGTGAAGATGATGACTCTATCGCTATCCGTCAACGAGAAAATGTAGCTCATTAA
- a CDS encoding phosphoribulokinase, whose product MSAKHPIIAVTGSSGAGTTTTTRAFKHIFRQLGINAASIEGDSFHYYTRPEMELKIRQGQTDNKNISYFGPEANDFNKLEQCFSDYSATGKGETRSYLHTFDEAVPFNQMPGTFTQWRALPENTDMLYYEGLHGGVKTDTCNIAEHVDLLIGMVPIVNLEWIQKIMRDTSDRGHSREKVMGSIVRSMDDYINHMTPQFSRTHINFQRVPTVDTSNPFSAKSIPSLDESFVVIRFRGIKNVDFPYYLKMIQGSFMSRINTLVVPGGKMSLAMELILTPLIRDLLEKRQQLLSLDNE is encoded by the coding sequence ATGTCCGCAAAACACCCCATTATCGCAGTAACAGGCTCCTCAGGAGCAGGTACCACGACAACCACAAGGGCATTCAAGCATATTTTTCGTCAGCTAGGGATCAATGCCGCTAGCATTGAGGGCGATAGTTTTCATTATTATACTCGACCAGAAATGGAACTAAAAATACGCCAAGGGCAAACAGACAACAAAAACATCAGCTATTTTGGTCCTGAAGCTAACGATTTTAATAAACTAGAACAATGCTTTAGTGATTATAGTGCTACGGGAAAAGGTGAAACACGCTCTTACTTACATACCTTCGATGAAGCTGTACCCTTCAATCAGATGCCAGGGACTTTTACTCAGTGGCGAGCACTCCCTGAAAACACCGACATGCTCTATTATGAAGGACTGCACGGTGGCGTTAAAACTGACACCTGCAATATTGCCGAACACGTTGATCTACTTATTGGCATGGTACCTATCGTAAACCTAGAATGGATCCAAAAAATTATGCGTGATACGTCTGACAGAGGACATAGCCGTGAAAAGGTCATGGGTTCAATTGTACGTAGCATGGATGATTATATTAACCATATGACACCTCAGTTTTCCCGCACTCATATCAATTTTCAGCGAGTACCGACTGTCGATACCTCTAACCCATTTAGTGCTAAAAGTATCCCTAGTTTAGATGAGAGTTTCGTTGTGATCCGCTTCCGTGGGATCAAGAATGTCGATTTCCCCTACTACCTTAAAATGATACAAGGCTCCTTTATGTCTAGGATTAATACCTTAGTGGTGCCAGGTGGTAAGATGTCATTAGCAATGGAACTTATTCTTACCCCACTCATTCGCGACCTTTTAGAGAAACGTCAGCAACTCTTGTCTCTAGACAATGAATAA
- a CDS encoding tetratricopeptide repeat protein, producing MKYRSLIISVGFVITAAVSTATYAFSIPQPIPEVAASKLAHIELKATQGEQEAQFLLGLMYLSGRFVEQDQPQGVKWILLAAEQGHIKAQQTIADLSFEGNIVARDLTVAERWYLTLSEQGSKWAEFRLGFIYAAGGEGIQRNCGKAVQRFSAVGDKVSLGNVAWILATCPEAEYRNGDKALALAQRLLGINQEDPTNLDNLAAAYAETGDFNSAIMTQLKAINALKLSEQIDRSDEFELRLQTYQQNKPFRETVPLM from the coding sequence GTGAAATATCGTTCGTTAATTATCAGTGTTGGATTTGTCATTACAGCTGCAGTGAGTACTGCCACGTATGCTTTTTCAATCCCACAACCCATACCAGAAGTTGCTGCGAGTAAGCTTGCTCATATTGAACTTAAAGCAACCCAAGGTGAACAAGAAGCGCAGTTTTTATTGGGATTAATGTATCTTTCTGGGCGCTTTGTGGAGCAAGATCAGCCGCAAGGGGTAAAGTGGATATTATTAGCAGCAGAGCAGGGTCATATTAAAGCCCAACAAACGATCGCAGATCTTTCTTTTGAAGGTAACATTGTTGCTCGGGATCTCACTGTCGCTGAACGTTGGTACCTCACACTCAGTGAGCAAGGCAGTAAGTGGGCTGAATTTAGATTAGGTTTTATCTATGCAGCTGGCGGCGAGGGAATTCAACGTAATTGTGGCAAAGCGGTCCAACGTTTTAGTGCTGTTGGTGATAAAGTATCGCTGGGGAATGTAGCTTGGATTTTGGCGACTTGTCCAGAAGCCGAATATCGAAATGGTGATAAAGCGTTAGCACTTGCGCAACGTTTACTCGGTATCAATCAGGAGGATCCCACTAACTTAGATAATCTTGCTGCAGCTTATGCTGAAACCGGTGACTTTAACTCAGCGATTATGACCCAATTGAAAGCCATTAATGCTTTGAAGTTGAGTGAGCAGATAGACCGCTCCGATGAGTTTGAGTTACGTTTACAAACCTACCAACAGAATAAACCTTTTAGAGAAACCGTTCCTTTAATGTAA
- the crp gene encoding cAMP-activated global transcriptional regulator CRP gives MALIGKPKPDPTLEWFLSHCHIHKYPAKSTLIHAGEESDTLYYIVKGAVTVLIKDDEGKEMILSYLNQGDFIGELGLFEEHAERTAWVRAKQACEIAEISYKKFKQLIQVNPEILMKLSAQMAHRLHSTSQKVGDLAFLDVAGRIAQTLLHLAKQPDAMTHPDGMQIKITRQEIGQIVGCSRETVGRILKMLEEQNLIQAHGKTIVVYGTR, from the coding sequence ATGGCTCTGATTGGTAAGCCTAAACCAGATCCTACTTTGGAATGGTTTTTATCACACTGTCACATTCACAAATATCCAGCCAAAAGCACTTTGATCCACGCAGGTGAAGAATCTGATACCCTTTATTATATTGTCAAAGGGGCTGTCACGGTTTTAATCAAAGATGACGAGGGCAAAGAGATGATCCTCTCTTACCTTAATCAAGGTGACTTTATTGGTGAGCTCGGTTTGTTTGAAGAACACGCTGAACGTACAGCCTGGGTTCGCGCGAAACAAGCTTGCGAAATAGCAGAAATTTCTTACAAGAAATTTAAGCAGCTTATCCAAGTTAACCCAGAAATTTTAATGAAGCTATCAGCTCAAATGGCTCACCGCCTTCATAGCACAAGCCAAAAGGTAGGCGATCTTGCTTTCCTTGATGTTGCAGGAAGAATTGCACAAACATTATTACATTTGGCAAAGCAACCTGATGCAATGACTCATCCGGATGGTATGCAAATTAAGATCACCCGTCAAGAGATTGGTCAAATTGTAGGCTGTTCACGTGAAACCGTAGGCCGCATCCTAAAAATGCTTGAGGAACAAAACTTAATTCAAGCTCACGGTAAAACAATTGTGGTATACGGTACTCGTTAA
- a CDS encoding DUF1338 domain-containing protein, whose product MHTDINRLFGCLWDDYVEMTPSAGKVHQLLSKGEVIINDHIALRTFNLEKVNLSVLAAHFERLGYVDSGDYYFEAKKLQAKHFEHPDPTQPKVFISELMVEEFSPQLQGIIKGLINQIDIDATQADNFLYSGRHWDLDFTTYEALLAESEYAAWVAAFGYRANHFTVSINHLPGYSTILDVNETLKQGDFILNSAGGEVKGSAEVLLEQSATMADRIEVNFKDVQKSIPSCFYEFALRYPKADGELYSGFVAASADKIFESTNAS is encoded by the coding sequence ATGCACACAGATATTAATAGGTTATTTGGCTGTCTTTGGGATGATTATGTCGAAATGACGCCCTCTGCAGGTAAGGTTCATCAACTCTTGTCAAAAGGAGAAGTCATAATCAATGATCATATTGCATTGCGTACGTTTAACCTTGAGAAGGTAAATTTAAGCGTTTTAGCGGCTCATTTTGAACGTTTAGGTTATGTTGACAGCGGTGATTACTATTTTGAAGCGAAGAAATTGCAAGCTAAGCATTTTGAACATCCAGATCCGACCCAGCCTAAAGTATTTATCTCAGAATTGATGGTTGAAGAGTTTAGTCCACAGCTGCAGGGTATTATTAAAGGCTTAATCAACCAAATTGATATCGACGCGACTCAAGCCGATAATTTTCTCTATTCTGGGCGACATTGGGATCTGGATTTTACGACCTACGAAGCGCTACTTGCTGAAAGTGAGTATGCGGCTTGGGTTGCTGCATTTGGTTATCGGGCTAACCATTTTACTGTTTCAATCAATCATCTTCCTGGATACTCAACGATTTTGGATGTCAATGAAACCTTGAAGCAAGGTGATTTTATCTTGAACTCTGCAGGTGGTGAAGTCAAAGGCTCTGCCGAAGTTCTACTCGAACAGTCAGCCACGATGGCTGACAGGATAGAGGTTAACTTTAAAGACGTTCAGAAATCGATTCCAAGCTGTTTTTATGAATTTGCCTTACGTTACCCTAAAGCTGACGGTGAACTTTATAGCGGCTTTGTTGCAGCCTCTGCAGATAAAATTTTTGAGAGTACTAATGCTAGTTAA
- the astD gene encoding succinylglutamate-semialdehyde dehydrogenase translates to MTQFINGQWVPGLGHDVISKNPANNQVIWSSQTATAEQVNIAVEAARTVQFDWFMLGFEGRLAIIEAYRIELEENKAEIAEVIAQETGKPQWETATEAGAMIGKIALSVAAYHKRTGSSENDTPAGRAVLRHKPHGVVAVFGPYNFPGHLPNGHIVPALLAGNTVVFKPSELTPKVAELMLKLWEKAGLPAGVINLVQGEVETGKALASHPQIDGLFFTGSSRTGHMLHQQYAGEPGKILALEMGGNNPLIIKGVKDTKAAVHDIIQSAYISSGQRCTCARRLYVEKGVEGDALLTELTAAVKRIQVGAWDMQPQPFMGAMISEAAAKGMVSAQRNLLNLGGTSLVELTHIEAGTGLVSPGLIDVSQVIELPDEEYFGPLLQVIRYSDFDEAIKLANNTRYGLSAGILADSRDDYEYFLARIRAGIVNWNKQITGASGAAPFGGVGASGNHRASAFYAADYCAYPVASVEADLVSLPANLSPGLSI, encoded by the coding sequence ATGACGCAATTTATTAATGGTCAGTGGGTGCCAGGTTTAGGTCATGATGTGATCTCTAAAAACCCAGCCAATAACCAGGTTATCTGGAGTAGTCAAACAGCAACAGCAGAACAGGTGAATATCGCCGTTGAAGCTGCCCGCACAGTGCAATTCGATTGGTTTATGCTTGGATTTGAAGGTCGTTTGGCTATCATCGAAGCTTACCGTATTGAGCTTGAAGAAAATAAAGCTGAAATCGCAGAAGTGATTGCACAAGAAACGGGTAAGCCACAGTGGGAAACAGCGACAGAAGCCGGTGCTATGATTGGTAAAATTGCTCTTTCAGTTGCAGCTTATCATAAGCGTACGGGGAGCAGTGAAAATGATACACCGGCGGGACGTGCAGTGTTGCGGCATAAGCCTCATGGTGTGGTTGCGGTATTCGGGCCTTATAATTTTCCAGGCCATCTACCCAATGGTCATATCGTTCCTGCATTGCTTGCGGGTAACACTGTGGTGTTTAAACCATCAGAGTTGACGCCTAAAGTCGCTGAGCTAATGCTTAAGCTTTGGGAAAAAGCAGGATTGCCAGCGGGGGTGATTAATTTAGTTCAAGGTGAAGTTGAGACGGGGAAAGCGTTAGCTTCGCATCCACAGATCGATGGGTTGTTTTTTACGGGCAGTTCACGAACAGGTCATATGCTGCATCAACAATATGCAGGTGAACCTGGTAAAATCTTAGCGCTAGAGATGGGTGGAAATAATCCCTTGATAATCAAAGGGGTTAAAGACACCAAAGCGGCTGTGCATGATATCATTCAGTCTGCTTATATCTCATCAGGCCAACGTTGCACCTGTGCACGTCGCCTTTATGTAGAGAAAGGTGTCGAAGGTGACGCATTACTCACTGAGCTGACTGCGGCTGTTAAGCGAATTCAAGTCGGCGCTTGGGATATGCAACCTCAACCCTTTATGGGGGCAATGATCTCAGAAGCTGCCGCTAAAGGGATGGTGTCAGCTCAACGTAATTTACTTAACTTAGGAGGGACATCACTGGTTGAACTGACGCATATTGAGGCGGGAACAGGTTTGGTTTCACCGGGTCTTATTGATGTTTCTCAGGTGATAGAATTACCTGATGAAGAGTATTTTGGCCCGCTGCTTCAAGTCATACGCTACAGCGACTTTGATGAAGCGATTAAGCTGGCGAACAATACTCGTTATGGTCTTTCTGCTGGTATTCTCGCTGATAGTCGTGATGATTATGAGTATTTCTTAGCCCGTATTCGTGCGGGGATCGTGAATTGGAATAAACAGATCACAGGCGCTTCAGGTGCTGCGCCATTTGGTGGTGTTGGCGCATCGGGTAACCATAGGGCGAGTGCATTTTATGCGGCAGATTACTGTGCTTATCCTGTCGCTTCTGTCGAAGCTGATTTGGTTAGCCTGCCTGCGAACTTAAGTCCAGGTTTGAGTATTTAA
- the astA gene encoding arginine N-succinyltransferase: MLIIRPILSSDFEALYQIAEESGHGMTSLPVNEALLKNKIARVEASFLKEVDKPFDEGYLMVLEDTETGEVVGTCGLEAAVGMEDAFYHYRLGTEVYYSEQIDVRNEVETLTLCHDYTGAAELCTLFLRESYRKNNNGRMLSRSRFLFLAQHSQRFGQTVIAEMRGQSDKEGHSPFYNWLQKHFLGIDFVEADYLSGLGKKAFMAEMMPKKSVYVCLLPEEAQKVIGEVHSNTRPALNLLKAEGFRFRGYVDIFDAGPTVECNINDIRSVKESRLLSINIGVAPISEISYIIANTQLVNYRATSSTLLVSADSDEVVISPELAAGLLLKQGDQIRILAL, translated from the coding sequence ATGTTAATAATACGTCCTATCCTATCTAGCGACTTTGAAGCCTTATATCAAATAGCGGAAGAATCCGGCCATGGAATGACATCATTGCCTGTCAATGAAGCGTTACTTAAAAATAAAATAGCCCGAGTAGAAGCCTCATTTTTAAAAGAGGTGGATAAGCCCTTCGATGAAGGTTATTTGATGGTGCTTGAAGACACTGAAACGGGTGAAGTTGTTGGAACCTGTGGCCTAGAAGCTGCTGTGGGAATGGAAGATGCCTTTTATCATTATCGGCTTGGTACCGAGGTCTATTATTCAGAGCAGATTGATGTTCGCAATGAAGTAGAAACCTTGACTTTATGTCATGATTACACCGGAGCTGCAGAACTTTGCACCCTGTTTTTACGTGAATCTTACCGTAAAAATAACAATGGTCGGATGTTATCGCGTAGCCGGTTTCTCTTTTTAGCTCAGCATTCTCAACGATTTGGTCAAACCGTGATTGCCGAGATGCGTGGTCAAAGTGACAAAGAGGGCCATTCACCATTTTACAATTGGCTACAAAAACACTTTTTAGGGATAGATTTTGTTGAAGCTGATTACCTTTCTGGTTTAGGTAAAAAAGCTTTTATGGCTGAGATGATGCCCAAAAAATCTGTGTATGTTTGCCTGCTACCAGAAGAGGCGCAGAAGGTGATCGGTGAAGTTCATAGTAATACGCGTCCAGCGTTGAATTTACTTAAGGCAGAAGGTTTCAGATTTCGTGGTTATGTGGATATTTTTGATGCTGGCCCAACGGTTGAATGCAATATCAATGATATCCGCTCTGTTAAAGAGAGCCGCTTGCTGAGCATCAATATTGGGGTAGCCCCCATATCTGAAATCAGTTATATCATTGCTAATACTCAATTAGTGAATTATCGCGCAACCTCTTCGACACTGCTTGTTAGTGCAGACAGTGATGAAGTTGTTATTTCGCCGGAATTAGCAGCAGGTTTGCTGCTTAAACAAGGTGATCAAATCCGTATTTTGGCTTTGTAG
- a CDS encoding aspartate aminotransferase family protein — MSVNKTLTRAQFDEVMVPNYAPSAIIPVRGEGSRVWDQEGNEFIDFAGGIAVNCLGHCHPALVGALKEQGEKLWHLSNVMTNEPALTLATKLVDATFADKVYFANSGAEANEAALKLARRYAMDKFGAEKDQIIAFDKAFHGRTFFTVSVGGQAAYSDGFGPKPQSITHVPFNDIAALEAVFSDTTCAVMMEPLQGEGGIIDADPEFLQVVRALCDKHNALLIFDEVQTGVGRLGELYAYMRGDVVPDILTTAKALGGGFPIAAMLTTKAIADHLKIGTHGSTYGGNPLACAIGNAVLDVVNTPAVLNGVKVREQLLRDGLNKINAKYQVFSEVRGQGLLLGAVMNDKYQGRAKDFLTASVNEGLMTLIAGVNVVRFAPSLVIPEADIAEGLVRFERAVAKIVAP; from the coding sequence ATGAGCGTGAACAAGACCCTAACAAGAGCACAATTTGATGAAGTCATGGTGCCTAACTATGCGCCTTCGGCTATTATTCCTGTTCGTGGAGAGGGAAGCCGAGTGTGGGATCAGGAAGGGAATGAGTTTATCGATTTTGCCGGTGGGATTGCAGTTAACTGTTTGGGTCATTGTCACCCAGCTTTAGTTGGAGCATTGAAAGAACAAGGTGAAAAGCTTTGGCATTTATCCAATGTAATGACTAACGAACCCGCCCTTACATTAGCAACGAAACTGGTCGATGCCACTTTTGCCGATAAGGTTTATTTTGCAAATTCAGGTGCAGAAGCAAACGAAGCTGCTCTTAAACTGGCGCGTCGCTATGCGATGGATAAATTTGGTGCAGAAAAAGATCAAATTATCGCATTTGATAAAGCTTTCCATGGACGTACATTTTTCACTGTCAGCGTGGGAGGCCAAGCGGCTTATTCTGATGGTTTTGGTCCAAAGCCACAGAGTATTACTCATGTGCCTTTTAATGATATTGCAGCATTGGAAGCGGTGTTTTCTGATACGACTTGTGCAGTTATGATGGAGCCCCTTCAAGGAGAGGGCGGTATTATTGATGCTGATCCTGAATTTTTACAAGTTGTGCGTGCTTTGTGTGATAAGCATAATGCGCTGCTGATATTTGATGAAGTTCAAACGGGTGTGGGTCGCCTTGGCGAGCTTTATGCTTATATGCGTGGTGATGTTGTGCCTGATATATTGACAACGGCTAAGGCGCTTGGTGGAGGATTCCCTATTGCAGCGATGTTAACTACTAAGGCGATTGCTGATCATCTTAAAATAGGGACTCATGGCTCAACGTACGGTGGTAATCCATTAGCTTGTGCTATCGGTAATGCCGTGCTTGATGTTGTTAACACACCAGCAGTGCTTAACGGTGTTAAAGTGCGTGAACAATTATTGCGTGATGGCCTCAATAAGATTAACGCTAAATATCAGGTTTTTTCTGAGGTTCGTGGGCAGGGTTTACTGCTTGGTGCCGTCATGAATGATAAATATCAAGGACGTGCTAAAGACTTTTTGACAGCATCGGTAAACGAAGGGCTTATGACGCTGATCGCAGGTGTTAATGTCGTACGTTTTGCTCCTTCTTTGGTTATTCCTGAAGCGGATATTGCTGAAGGCTTAGTTCGCTTTGAGCGTGCCGTGGCTAAGATTGTAGCGCCTTAA
- a CDS encoding HDOD domain-containing protein, with translation MAISVAGGVRPGKVIEIEHRLYQQLIVGKQQSSSMCDELGEGVELDANKLAVEREAALERLAKKVEDKQLFERISTQLVDEVGAAIDHRLASTDGVIKSSGINESQLLILELVQDSKIDINRLISLIEHESWLVRDLLNIVNSASFRHRNSKDPDIKVTDVKLVLNFIGLENIKLLVPYFCLRNWLPSGHANLLWITRKLWRYSMISAIAAQALAKLHEKDSVFVYTCSLLSQLGPSVVLTNSAVLFTNTWDFWLREASKSRDKDLYDAVLATEFPSEKLYDLVIQYGDRLNWQLLEQLNCHNSGMASVMAELDNNLSYKDLSENAAIVARASCYAKVLLLDEMKQLAPQEKRIMFDYYELSKQEIIRLKSQNYRKLDIM, from the coding sequence GTGGCGATATCGGTAGCCGGAGGAGTTAGGCCTGGCAAGGTCATTGAAATAGAGCATAGGCTTTATCAACAGTTAATTGTGGGTAAGCAACAGTCTAGTTCTATGTGCGATGAACTGGGTGAAGGCGTAGAGCTTGATGCTAATAAGCTAGCGGTAGAGCGTGAAGCTGCTTTAGAGCGGTTAGCAAAGAAGGTAGAGGATAAACAGTTATTTGAACGAATTTCAACACAATTAGTCGATGAAGTCGGAGCTGCCATTGATCATCGTCTGGCGTCTACTGATGGCGTTATAAAAAGCTCAGGAATTAATGAATCTCAGTTGTTGATTTTAGAGCTAGTACAGGACAGTAAAATTGATATCAATCGTTTGATTTCTTTGATTGAACATGAATCATGGTTAGTTCGAGATTTGCTTAATATTGTCAATAGTGCTTCTTTCAGGCACCGCAATAGTAAAGATCCCGATATAAAAGTGACAGATGTAAAGTTAGTGCTTAACTTTATCGGTCTTGAAAATATTAAGTTACTTGTTCCCTATTTTTGTTTGAGAAATTGGTTGCCATCAGGACACGCGAATTTATTGTGGATCACACGTAAATTGTGGCGTTATTCAATGATCAGTGCAATTGCGGCCCAAGCATTAGCTAAATTACATGAAAAAGATAGTGTATTTGTCTATACCTGTAGCTTGTTAAGCCAGTTAGGCCCTTCAGTTGTGTTGACAAATAGCGCTGTACTGTTCACAAATACATGGGACTTTTGGTTGCGAGAGGCCAGTAAAAGTAGAGATAAAGATTTGTATGATGCGGTTTTAGCCACAGAGTTCCCATCTGAAAAACTGTACGATTTGGTCATACAGTATGGTGATAGATTGAATTGGCAGTTATTGGAGCAATTAAATTGTCATAACAGCGGTATGGCATCTGTGATGGCTGAACTCGATAATAATTTGAGTTATAAAGATCTTTCTGAAAATGCAGCCATTGTTGCCAGAGCAAGCTGTTACGCTAAAGTACTGCTATTGGATGAAATGAAACAGCTGGCCCCTCAAGAGAAACGTATTATGTTTGACTATTATGAGTTGAGCAAGCAGGAAATCATTAGGTTAAAAAGTCAGAATTATCGTAAGTTAGACATCATGTAG